The segment AATGGAGCACGCGTTAGAATCGGAGATAAGATAGATGCAGGTGAAGTGATTGGGTATAGTGGTGATACTGGTTGGTCTCGAGGACCTCATTTACATTTTGAAGTTTTAAAACCTGTTAGAATGGGACGAGAAACAATTGCTACTGATTTTTTAAATCATCATCAACAGCGAATTACAGCCCGAGCTGGAAATTATTATTATTCATATCATCCAGGTTCTAATGACTATAAGGTTGAATTAGGAAGTAAATTAACAAATGAAGATTATGAAGACTATTCAAAACCAGTTTCAAAAACTAATCAGCTAGATTTAACTACTAAAAAAGTAGATGATACAGTAGTTTTATTTGTTAAAAATGGTTATGAAAAAGATGTGAGAATCAAAATTAAATTTAAAAAAACTAAAAACATAAAAACTAGCAAAACAGTTCCATTTTCTACAGTAGTACCGCCTACAACTAAAGTCTATGCTTTTTTGATAAAACCAGATAATCCTCATCAGCCGTGGGACTATTCAATTCAATATAGTTATACTAAGTAATATAATTATAATAACTAAGTCAAAAGACCTTAGCAGATATCTAAGGTCTTTTTTATGACTAAACTTTACAAAAATACCATTAATTTTTAATTTAACGTCATCTTAAACAATTGTTTTTAGGCTATGGATTCAGATTATAACATTATTATAATTTCACTCTAATATTTCTATATATTTTCTTAAAGTTTTGTTATCTTCATCTCTTTTTTCGGAAGAATAAAAAACTATTTCTCCATTTCCTAATTTACCTTTTGATTCTTTTAACTTCTTCTTTAATTGATTTACTGTTCCAACATTACCATCGATTATATTAACACTTTCAGGAATAATCTTTCTAAATAAGTCCTTATAAAATATAAAATGAGTACAGCCAAGAACAACTGAACTATATTGATTTAAATTGTATGTTGAAAATTTTTCTCTTAAATGAGAAAGTACAGTCTGTTCATCAAAGATGAAATTCTCAGCAAATTCAACTAATTTGGGCAAAGGCAAAGGCTCAATAATATCTTCAGAACCTATTTTAGAAACTAA is part of the Sporohalobacter salinus genome and harbors:
- the murI gene encoding glutamate racemase; its protein translation is MKIGVFDSGVGGITVLKDSLRELPNQDYIYYADIANVPYGTKPKEEVKRYVFEAVEFIAEKEVNALVIACNTATSIAIADLRKVFEFPIIGMEPAVKPAVEKNRTKKVLVTATPLTLKEKKFQDLVSKIGSEDIIEPLPLPKLVEFAENFIFDEQTVLSHLREKFSTYNLNQYSSVVLGCTHFIFYKDLFRKIIPESVNIIDGNVGTVNQLKKKLKESKGKLGNGEIVFYSSEKRDEDNKTLRKYIEILE